A single window of Flavobacterium sp. 140616W15 DNA harbors:
- a CDS encoding TonB-dependent receptor yields MKTIFQKGTFIGTKVQRFKGSELSRKPIFYSLFSIFYFLFSFAQVQDTTKVQRFKGSELSRKPIFYSLFSIFYSLFSFAQVQDTTKVNKLDDVLVSAVRVTIKTPVSFSNMDKKEIKFRNLGQDIPILMNYLPSVVTTSDAGNGMGYTGIRVRGSDATRVNVTINGIPYNDSESQGTFWVNMPDFASSVESLQLQRGVGTSTNGSGAFGASLNMLTDNYASKGNGEISNSFGSFNSHKHNVKFSTGLLNDHFEIAGRLSVIKSDGYVDRASSDLKSYFLQGTYVGKKTLIKALVFGGNQRTYQSWNGIDAEKLNTDRTYNSAGKYKDEAGNIRYYDNETDNYKQDHYQLHWNESLTDKWSTNLAFHYTKGLGYYENYKYDTPVEGYGGIEPTKMVENDKGELVPGTDLIRQKWLDNDFYGTTFSAKYKEEKLDVILGGGWNKYEGDHFGKVIWARNMGKVELGDHYYDDYSAKTDGNIFAKANYQVTEKLSFYGDLQYRRVTYKANSNETGVVDDTFNFFNPKAGLNYELNENSTLYFSYARANREPNRTDYEGGNVKPEKLNDFELGWRFNSEKFQLSSNVYYMGYKDQLILTGRLDDVGAPIRSNTDKSYRLGLEVDATIKLSEKFLLRPNFTLSSNKNVDLAVEGQNYGTTDIAYSPSVIAGNIIVYSPIKSLHISLLQKFVGEQYMNNIELREAKLADYFVNDFNVSYEIKPKSIFKSILITGLVNNILDKKYVSNGAMWDIYPSYYPQAGINFLAGLTLKF; encoded by the coding sequence ATGAAAACTATTTTTCAAAAAGGTACTTTTATAGGTACAAAGGTTCAAAGGTTCAAAGGTTCAGAGTTGAGCCGAAAACCTATTTTCTATTCTCTATTCTCTATCTTCTATTTTCTCTTTTCTTTTGCACAAGTACAAGATACTACCAAGGTTCAAAGGTTCAAAGGTTCAGAGTTGAGCCGAAAACCTATTTTCTATTCTCTATTCTCTATCTTCTATTCTCTCTTTTCTTTTGCACAAGTACAAGATACTACCAAAGTCAATAAGCTTGATGATGTGTTGGTTTCTGCTGTTCGTGTTACTATAAAAACACCTGTTTCCTTTAGTAATATGGATAAAAAAGAAATCAAATTCAGAAATTTAGGTCAAGATATTCCAATTTTAATGAACTATTTGCCCTCAGTAGTTACTACTTCTGATGCAGGAAATGGTATGGGATATACCGGAATTAGAGTGCGTGGTAGCGATGCAACGAGAGTTAATGTTACGATTAACGGGATTCCGTACAATGATTCCGAAAGCCAAGGTACATTTTGGGTTAATATGCCCGATTTTGCTTCTTCTGTAGAGAGTTTGCAATTACAGCGAGGCGTTGGGACTTCTACAAATGGTTCAGGAGCTTTTGGAGCCAGCTTAAATATGCTGACTGACAATTACGCTTCAAAAGGGAATGGTGAAATTTCAAATTCTTTTGGTAGTTTCAATTCTCATAAACATAATGTAAAGTTTAGCACTGGTCTATTAAATGATCATTTTGAAATCGCAGGACGTTTGTCTGTAATAAAATCGGATGGTTATGTGGATAGAGCAAGTTCAGATCTAAAATCTTATTTTCTACAAGGAACTTATGTAGGTAAAAAGACTTTAATTAAAGCATTGGTATTTGGAGGGAATCAAAGAACATATCAATCTTGGAACGGAATTGATGCTGAAAAACTAAATACAGATAGAACTTATAATTCTGCGGGAAAGTACAAAGATGAAGCTGGTAATATTCGTTATTATGATAATGAAACTGATAATTATAAACAAGACCATTACCAGTTGCATTGGAATGAATCTCTTACTGATAAATGGAGTACTAATTTAGCATTTCATTATACAAAAGGATTAGGCTATTATGAGAATTATAAATACGATACACCTGTTGAAGGTTATGGAGGAATTGAGCCTACTAAAATGGTTGAAAATGATAAAGGAGAATTAGTTCCAGGAACAGATTTAATTCGTCAGAAATGGTTAGATAATGATTTTTACGGAACCACTTTTTCGGCAAAATATAAAGAGGAGAAGTTAGATGTTATTTTGGGTGGAGGCTGGAATAAGTACGAAGGAGATCATTTCGGAAAAGTAATCTGGGCGCGAAATATGGGAAAGGTTGAGTTAGGAGATCATTATTATGATGATTATTCCGCTAAGACTGATGGAAATATTTTTGCGAAAGCCAATTATCAAGTTACAGAAAAATTAAGTTTTTACGGAGATTTACAATACAGACGAGTTACTTATAAAGCCAATAGTAATGAAACGGGTGTAGTAGATGATACTTTTAATTTCTTTAATCCTAAAGCGGGCTTGAATTATGAGCTCAATGAAAATAGTACTTTGTATTTTTCGTATGCAAGAGCTAATCGAGAGCCAAATAGAACCGATTACGAAGGCGGAAATGTCAAGCCAGAGAAATTGAATGATTTTGAATTAGGTTGGAGATTCAATTCAGAGAAATTCCAATTGAGTTCGAATGTTTATTATATGGGATACAAAGATCAATTGATTCTAACAGGAAGATTAGATGATGTTGGTGCGCCAATACGCTCTAATACTGATAAAAGTTACCGTTTAGGATTAGAGGTTGATGCGACGATTAAATTGTCTGAAAAATTCTTACTTCGACCTAACTTTACATTAAGCAGTAATAAAAATGTTGATTTAGCTGTTGAGGGACAAAATTATGGAACAACAGATATTGCTTATTCTCCGTCTGTAATTGCAGGGAATATTATTGTTTATAGCCCGATTAAGAGTTTGCATATTTCATTATTGCAGAAATTTGTTGGAGAACAATACATGAACAATATAGAATTGCGAGAAGCTAAACTAGCCGATTATTTTGTAAACGATTTTAATGTTTCTTATGAAATAAAGCCAAAATCTATTTTCAAATCAATTCTGATTACAGGGTTGGTGAATAATATTCTGGACAAAAAATATGTTTCAAATGGAGCTATGTGGGATATTTATCCGTCGTATTATCCTCAGGCAGGAATTAACTTCTTAGCAGGATTAACTTTGAAATTTTAA
- the greA gene encoding transcription elongation factor GreA, with product MSKVSYYTAEGLKKLKDELEHLKSVMRPKASQDIAEARDKGDLSENAEYDAAKEAQGLLEMRISKLEEVYSNARLIDESQLDVSKALVLSNVKIKNQSNGMEMTYTLVAESEADLKTGKISVTSPIGKGLLGKSVGEVAEITVPNGVLKFEILEITRD from the coding sequence ATGAGTAAAGTATCTTATTATACAGCAGAAGGATTAAAAAAGTTAAAAGATGAATTGGAGCACTTAAAAAGTGTAATGCGTCCAAAAGCATCTCAAGATATAGCCGAAGCAAGAGATAAAGGTGATTTATCTGAAAACGCCGAATATGATGCGGCAAAAGAAGCCCAAGGCTTACTTGAAATGAGAATTTCTAAGCTAGAAGAGGTGTATTCAAACGCTAGATTAATCGATGAGTCGCAATTAGACGTTTCTAAAGCATTGGTGCTTTCTAATGTGAAAATCAAAAACCAAAGCAACGGTATGGAAATGACCTATACTCTTGTTGCAGAAAGTGAAGCAGATTTAAAAACAGGAAAAATATCAGTTACTTCTCCAATAGGAAAAGGGTTACTAGGAAAATCTGTAGGCGAAGTTGCTGAAATCACTGTTCCGAATGGTGTTTTGAAATTTGAAATATTAGAAATCACAAGAGATTAA
- a CDS encoding HIT family protein, which produces MSTIFTKIVNGEIPSYKITEDANFLAFLDVNPNAKGHTLCIPKQEINKIFDMDDELYLGLMQFSKKVAIALEKTVPCKRVGMAVVGLEVPHAHVHLIPLNEMDEMRFHNKVSLTKEEFEDLAKSIQANL; this is translated from the coding sequence ATGTCAACAATATTTACCAAAATAGTAAACGGAGAAATTCCAAGTTATAAAATTACTGAAGATGCTAATTTTTTGGCATTTTTAGATGTAAATCCAAATGCTAAAGGACATACACTTTGTATTCCGAAGCAGGAAATCAATAAGATTTTTGATATGGATGATGAATTATATCTTGGGTTAATGCAGTTTTCTAAGAAAGTTGCTATTGCTTTAGAGAAAACAGTTCCATGTAAAAGAGTTGGAATGGCAGTAGTAGGACTTGAAGTTCCTCATGCACATGTGCATTTAATTCCGCTTAACGAAATGGATGAAATGCGTTTCCATAATAAAGTATCACTTACTAAAGAAGAGTTTGAAGATTTGGCCAAAAGTATTCAGGCAAATTTGTAA